The genome window TGAGACATTAGAGATGTTGAGATTAAAGTATAATTTCAATGCCATGATATATCCAAAAACATCTCAAATACTAGGTATGCTAAATAAAGTTTCTCCATATATTACGTGGGGAGAGATAGAGCCAAACACTTTAAAGCTACTAATTATAAATAAACTTGAAACGACAAAAGGGGATAAGGTTTCAGATAGTTATGTTAAAGAAGCGTTAAAGATTGAGAATATCGATACGATGGTAAAACAGTTATACGAAGGCAAGATTTATCTACATAAACTTGATCAATATTTTAAGTTGCCTATTCGACTACATCCACCAAAAGGTGGGTTTAAAGGTAGTGTTAAAAGGCCCTATAAAAATAAAGGTGAGTTCGGATATAGGGGAGATAAGATAAATGAGTTAATAAGGAGGATGATGTAAAATGGTAGTAAGAAGAGAGAAAAAGAGTAGAAAAATGAGAGGATCCCGAACCATGGGATGGGGAATTAGGGGTCAACATAGGGATAGGGGCTCGCAAGGTGGTAGACAAATTGGTATGCATAAAGAGAAATGGTCATGGTTAGTTAAGTACGGTGAAGGATGGTATGGGAAGCATGGATTCAGAAACCCTACTACAAAATTAATAAGTGCTATTTCGTTGAGAAAACTTAATGAATTATTGATAAATGGTTCTATAAAAATCAAAGAAGCAGATGGAAAAAAGATAGTAGACTTAAATGAGTTAGGGTATAATAAACTACTCGGTGGAGGTATTCTAAGCGTTCCCGTTACTATAAAAGTGGGTAAAGCTACTGAGAGAGCGATACAGAAAGTTAAGCAGATGGGAGGAGAAGTAATATTAAGCCCTACTGAGTAATTTTTTTGAGTAAATTATGTCATTCATCGATTCACTTGCCAGTCTTGGACAGTACTTGCCAGCGGTTACTAAACCTAAAGAGAAACCTTCATTGGGTCAAAAGCTAATTTGGTCTTTAGTAGCAGTAATAATCTATTTGATAATGGCATCAACTCCTTTGTACGGTATAACTTCAGCTTCGTTTTTTAAGAACTTAATTTTAGAACAGATTATTTTTGCTTCTACTACAGGAACATTAGCTCAATTAGGAATAGGTCCTATAATAACTGCAGGTTTGATTATGCAAATATTAGCTGGATCTAAGCTGATAAGTATTGATCTAAACGATCCTGACGATAGGGTTAGATTTACTGAAGCACAAAAAGGATTAGCGTTTATCTTCATTCTAGTGGAATCAGCTTTATTTGGTTACGTGTTAGCTAGAACTTCAGCAACAATAAATGCGTCAATATTATTTACTGCAGGGATAGTGATAGCCCAGCTTATTGTAGCTACATATTTGATTTTACTGTTAGACGAGTTGATACAGAAAGGTTGGGGATTAGGATCTGGAGTTAGTC of Sulfolobus sp. E5-1-F contains these proteins:
- the rpmD gene encoding 50S ribosomal protein L30, with amino-acid sequence MVELLGIIRIRGWAKAPWYINETLEMLRLKYNFNAMIYPKTSQILGMLNKVSPYITWGEIEPNTLKLLIINKLETTKGDKVSDSYVKEALKIENIDTMVKQLYEGKIYLHKLDQYFKLPIRLHPPKGGFKGSVKRPYKNKGEFGYRGDKINELIRRMM
- a CDS encoding uL15 family ribosomal protein, which encodes MVVRREKKSRKMRGSRTMGWGIRGQHRDRGSQGGRQIGMHKEKWSWLVKYGEGWYGKHGFRNPTTKLISAISLRKLNELLINGSIKIKEADGKKIVDLNELGYNKLLGGGILSVPVTIKVGKATERAIQKVKQMGGEVILSPTE